The Blastococcus sp. HT6-4 genome window below encodes:
- a CDS encoding acyl-CoA dehydrogenase family protein produces MTATPTSVAEAVARADEVARSVALPLVERTDSGIWPAEAVRALQAAGLGGLAAPREFGGAGLGLRGVAAVCEALGRVCASTALCFGMHCVATAVLAARPSPRQRAEFLDAIVAGEHLTTLALSEPGTGAQFWLPQTRMTRDETGLLVTGQKSFVTNGSQADSYVLSTVAADPDAPAGQFSCVLVPADAEGLTWGEEWSGIGMRGNSSRGLRLDDVRLGPDHLLGDEGDQIWYVFEVIAPSFLMAMAGTYVGVAQASLDEATAHLGRRAHAHTGRRLAAEPLLQHRLGVLWAQVERTRRLVHWAAEEADAGGPSALPGLASAKAEVAGCAVEVTNAAMTLVGGIGYRDRSPLERHLRDARAADVMSPTTDILRTWTGRAALGLPLLGE; encoded by the coding sequence GTGACGGCGACCCCCACGAGCGTGGCCGAGGCGGTCGCCCGTGCCGACGAGGTCGCCCGTTCCGTCGCGCTGCCCCTGGTCGAGCGCACCGACTCCGGGATCTGGCCGGCCGAGGCGGTGCGTGCTCTCCAGGCCGCCGGGCTCGGCGGGCTGGCCGCACCCCGGGAGTTCGGTGGCGCCGGCCTGGGCCTGCGCGGGGTGGCCGCCGTCTGCGAAGCCCTCGGCCGGGTCTGCGCCTCCACCGCGCTCTGCTTCGGGATGCACTGCGTGGCGACCGCCGTGCTGGCCGCGCGGCCGAGCCCGCGGCAGCGCGCGGAGTTCCTCGACGCGATCGTGGCCGGCGAGCACCTCACCACCCTCGCCCTGTCCGAGCCGGGCACCGGCGCCCAGTTCTGGCTGCCGCAGACCCGCATGACGCGGGACGAGACCGGTCTGCTCGTCACGGGGCAGAAGTCCTTCGTCACCAACGGGTCGCAGGCCGACTCCTACGTGCTCAGCACCGTGGCCGCCGACCCCGACGCGCCGGCGGGGCAGTTCTCGTGCGTCCTCGTGCCCGCGGACGCCGAGGGGCTGACCTGGGGTGAGGAGTGGAGCGGCATCGGCATGCGCGGGAACTCCTCGCGCGGCCTGCGGCTCGACGACGTCCGGCTGGGCCCCGACCACCTCCTGGGCGACGAGGGCGACCAGATCTGGTACGTCTTCGAGGTCATCGCCCCGTCCTTCCTGATGGCCATGGCCGGCACCTACGTGGGCGTGGCGCAGGCGTCCCTGGACGAGGCGACGGCCCATCTCGGGCGGCGGGCGCACGCGCACACCGGCCGCCGGCTGGCCGCCGAGCCGCTCCTGCAGCACCGGCTGGGCGTGCTGTGGGCCCAGGTCGAGCGCACCCGCCGGCTGGTGCACTGGGCGGCCGAGGAGGCCGACGCCGGCGGACCGTCGGCTCTGCCCGGCCTGGCGTCGGCCAAGGCCGAGGTCGCCGGGTGCGCCGTCGAGGTCACCAACGCGGCGATGACCCTCGTCGGCGGCATCGGCTACCGCGACCGGTCACCGCTGGAGCGGCACCTGCGCGACGCGCGCGCGGCCGACGTCATGAGCCCCACCACCGACATCCTGCGCACCTGGACCGGCCGGGCCGCTCTGGGTCTGCCGCTGCTCGGCGAGTGA
- the mihF gene encoding integration host factor, actinobacterial type, whose protein sequence is MPLPDLTPEQRAAALEKAAAARKARAELRERLKSKGATVGDVLKQGETDEVIGKMRVSAVLESLPGVGKARAAKIMERLEISPTRRVRGLGANQRRALESEFGGDRVDPEQVPADGSV, encoded by the coding sequence ATGCCCCTGCCAGACTTGACCCCGGAACAGCGGGCGGCCGCCCTGGAGAAGGCGGCCGCCGCCCGCAAGGCGCGCGCTGAACTGCGCGAGCGACTCAAGAGCAAGGGCGCCACGGTCGGCGACGTCCTCAAGCAGGGCGAGACCGACGAAGTGATCGGCAAGATGCGCGTCTCCGCGGTGCTGGAGTCCCTGCCGGGAGTCGGCAAGGCGCGGGCTGCGAAGATCATGGAACGCCTGGAGATCTCCCCGACGCGCCGCGTGCGGGGTCTGGGCGCCAACCAGCGGCGGGCCCTGGAGTCCGAGTTCGGCGGCGACCGGGTCGACCCCGAGCAGGTTCCCGCCGACGGTTCCGTCTGA
- the rpoZ gene encoding DNA-directed RNA polymerase subunit omega yields the protein MSGVAPAPEGITNPPIDELLERTSSKYGLVIFAAKRARQINAYYSQLSEGLLEYVGPLVDTAPQEKPLSIALREINDGLLAHTAGEN from the coding sequence GTGTCCGGAGTCGCACCCGCCCCCGAGGGCATCACCAACCCGCCGATCGACGAGCTGCTCGAGCGCACGAGCAGCAAGTACGGCCTGGTGATCTTCGCCGCCAAGCGCGCGCGTCAGATCAACGCCTACTACAGCCAGCTCTCCGAGGGTCTCCTGGAGTACGTCGGCCCGCTGGTCGACACCGCCCCGCAGGAGAAGCCCCTGTCGATCGCGCTCCGCGAGATCAACGACGGCCTGCTCGCCCACACCGCCGGCGAGAACTGA
- the coaBC gene encoding bifunctional phosphopantothenoylcysteine decarboxylase/phosphopantothenate--cysteine ligase CoaBC: MSRIVLGVSGGVAAYKAALLLRALTEAGHDVRVVPTPGALHFVGAATFEALSGNPVTTDVWSDVPEVAHVRIGQEADLVVVAPATADLLARAAAGRADDLLTATLLTAHCPVVFVPAMHTEMWLHPATQDNVATLRRRGSVVLPPAVGRLTGPDSGPGRLPEPADIAALAAVVLADGAAALPQDLTGRRVVISAGGTREPLDPVRYLGNRSSGKQGWALARIAAARGAEVVLVAANVELPAPFGVRVVPVGTAEELRAAVIAESADADVVVMAAAVADFRPASPAPTKLKKGAASEPSAVELVRTPDVLAELVAKRPSGQLVVGFAAETGDAEGDVLAHARAKLARKGCDLLVVNDVSAGQVFGRPDNAVVVLAPDGASTEVSHGSKDAVAAGIWAAVAARLSPRSGH, from the coding sequence ATGAGCCGGATCGTCCTGGGCGTCAGCGGTGGCGTCGCCGCCTACAAGGCCGCGCTGCTGCTGCGCGCCCTGACCGAGGCCGGGCACGACGTCCGCGTCGTCCCCACCCCGGGGGCACTGCACTTCGTCGGCGCGGCCACGTTCGAGGCGCTGTCGGGCAACCCGGTGACCACCGACGTCTGGTCCGACGTCCCCGAGGTGGCGCACGTGCGGATCGGCCAGGAGGCCGACCTCGTCGTGGTCGCCCCCGCCACGGCCGACCTGCTCGCCCGGGCGGCCGCCGGCCGGGCCGACGACCTGCTGACCGCCACGCTGCTGACCGCGCACTGCCCGGTCGTCTTCGTGCCGGCGATGCACACCGAGATGTGGCTGCACCCGGCCACGCAGGACAACGTGGCCACGCTGCGCCGGCGCGGATCGGTCGTCCTGCCGCCCGCCGTGGGCCGGCTCACCGGGCCCGACTCCGGCCCCGGCCGGCTGCCCGAACCCGCCGACATCGCCGCGCTGGCCGCGGTCGTGCTCGCCGACGGGGCCGCCGCGCTGCCGCAGGACCTCACCGGCCGGCGCGTGGTCATCAGCGCCGGCGGTACCCGCGAACCCCTGGACCCGGTGCGCTACCTGGGCAACCGGTCCTCGGGCAAACAGGGCTGGGCCCTGGCGCGGATCGCCGCCGCCCGTGGTGCGGAGGTGGTCCTCGTCGCGGCGAACGTGGAGCTGCCGGCGCCCTTCGGGGTCCGCGTCGTGCCGGTCGGTACCGCCGAGGAGCTGCGCGCCGCCGTGATCGCGGAGTCGGCGGATGCCGACGTCGTGGTGATGGCCGCGGCGGTCGCCGACTTCCGGCCGGCCAGCCCCGCGCCCACCAAGCTGAAGAAGGGCGCGGCCAGCGAGCCGAGCGCCGTCGAGCTGGTGCGCACTCCCGACGTCCTCGCCGAGCTGGTCGCCAAGCGGCCGTCGGGGCAGCTGGTCGTCGGCTTCGCCGCCGAGACCGGCGACGCAGAGGGCGACGTGCTGGCCCACGCCCGCGCGAAGCTGGCGCGCAAGGGCTGCGACCTCCTGGTGGTCAACGACGTCTCCGCCGGTCAGGTGTTCGGCCGGCCCGACAACGCCGTCGTCGTGCTGGCTCCGGACGGTGCGTCCACCGAGGTGTCGCACGGCAGCAAGGACGCCGTCGCCGCCGGGATCTGGGCCGCCGTCGCGGCCCGGCTGAGCCCCCGCAGCGGGCACTGA
- a CDS encoding dihydroorotate oxidase, producing MTSVPPGAAGRLRDDLVARGLVEGLPAAFAAGVTRFGRPLRAELDALTGAADDLAARLATGAVGAGDLPLLTRVLFFAGHADVLAGAGLPVPAYDVLGGFRENLARPLGPRLPERPRAGSRRWRVLGRSVGFPIGVPACVLNGSEAWVRHNVANGYSVLTYKTVRGRVHPPNEQPNWTFAPRATGSLPPGAAGDVVSDPWDWVDPGSPAVSTVNSFGVPSPAPEEWMADLERSLAAVGEDALLLVSVMGEGNGTDLVEDFARTARLAEEAGAPVVELNLSCPNTLSASAAGVKPPLCLDPDATVAVVESVRRALDDRTGLVAKLSWLDEPALAALVPRLAPLVDGVAGINTLQSRVRRSDGQPTFPGRELAGLSGIAVRDPALDFTRRLVALRDAGGRHFDVLAMGGVTDPGSFQALFALGADAVQSAAGAFADPFLARRCIAELGEMLPRTLEEAR from the coding sequence GTGACCTCGGTGCCACCCGGCGCCGCGGGCCGGCTGCGGGACGACCTCGTCGCCCGCGGTCTGGTCGAGGGGCTGCCCGCGGCCTTCGCCGCGGGGGTCACGAGGTTCGGGCGGCCCCTGCGGGCGGAGCTGGATGCGCTGACCGGCGCGGCCGACGACCTGGCGGCCCGGCTGGCGACCGGCGCGGTCGGCGCCGGTGACCTGCCGCTGCTCACCCGCGTGCTGTTCTTCGCCGGGCACGCCGACGTCCTCGCCGGGGCCGGCCTGCCGGTGCCGGCGTACGACGTGCTGGGCGGCTTCCGGGAGAACCTGGCCCGCCCGCTCGGTCCCCGGCTCCCGGAGCGGCCCCGGGCGGGGAGCCGGCGCTGGCGGGTGCTCGGCCGGTCGGTGGGCTTCCCGATCGGGGTGCCGGCCTGCGTGCTCAACGGCAGCGAGGCATGGGTGCGGCACAACGTGGCCAACGGCTACAGCGTGCTCACCTACAAGACCGTCCGCGGTCGGGTGCACCCGCCCAACGAGCAGCCGAACTGGACGTTCGCCCCGCGGGCGACGGGCAGCCTGCCGCCGGGGGCGGCCGGCGACGTGGTCTCCGACCCGTGGGACTGGGTCGATCCCGGCTCTCCGGCGGTGAGCACGGTGAACTCCTTCGGCGTGCCCTCGCCGGCGCCGGAGGAGTGGATGGCCGACCTGGAGCGGTCGCTCGCCGCCGTCGGGGAGGACGCGCTGCTCCTGGTGAGCGTCATGGGGGAGGGGAACGGCACCGACCTGGTCGAGGACTTCGCCCGCACGGCGCGGCTGGCCGAGGAGGCCGGCGCGCCGGTCGTGGAGCTCAACCTCTCGTGCCCGAACACGCTGAGCGCCTCCGCGGCCGGCGTGAAGCCCCCGCTGTGCCTGGACCCGGACGCCACCGTGGCCGTGGTCGAGTCCGTCCGCCGCGCGCTGGACGACCGCACCGGGCTGGTCGCCAAGCTCTCCTGGCTCGACGAGCCGGCCCTGGCGGCGCTCGTGCCCCGGCTGGCCCCGCTGGTCGACGGGGTCGCCGGCATCAACACCCTGCAGAGCCGGGTCCGCCGCAGCGACGGGCAGCCCACCTTCCCCGGCCGGGAGCTGGCCGGGCTCTCCGGGATCGCGGTGCGCGACCCGGCGCTGGACTTCACCCGGCGGCTGGTGGCGCTGCGGGACGCCGGCGGCCGGCACTTCGACGTCCTGGCGATGGGCGGGGTCACCGACCCCGGCTCGTTCCAGGCACTGTTCGCCCTCGGCGCCGACGCGGTGCAGTCGGCCGCCGGGGCGTTCGCCGACCCGTTCCTCGCCCGGCGCTGCATCGCCGAGCTGGGGGAGATGCTGCCCCGGACCCTCGAGGAGGCCAGGTGA
- the metK gene encoding methionine adenosyltransferase, with protein MPRRLFTSESVTEGHPDKIADQISDAILDAMLTEDPRSRVAVETMITTGQVHIAGEVTTAGYVDIPAIVRETVLGIGYDSSRKGFDGASCGVSVSIGAQSPDIAQGVDTGYEARTSGSSDDAIERQGAGDQGLMFGYATDETPELMPLPIALAHRLSRRLSAVRKDGSVPYLRPDGKTQVTVVYEDDRPVAVDTVVVSSQHAEDISIETLLTPDIEELVVEPELAALGLPTTGHRLLVNPTGKFVIGGPMGDAGLTGRKIIVDTYGGMARHGGGAFSGKDPSKVDRSGAYAMRWVAKNVVAAGLARRCEVQVAYAIGAAHPVGLFVDTHGTGTVADDVLEKAIASVFDLRPGAIVRDLDLLRPIYRPTAAYGHFGRRDLDLPWERLDRVDALRSAVGV; from the coding sequence GTGCCACGCCGCCTCTTCACGTCCGAGTCGGTGACCGAGGGCCACCCGGACAAGATCGCCGACCAGATCAGCGACGCGATCCTCGACGCGATGCTCACCGAGGACCCGCGCAGCCGGGTCGCGGTCGAGACCATGATCACGACCGGTCAGGTGCACATCGCCGGCGAGGTCACCACCGCCGGGTACGTCGACATCCCGGCGATCGTCCGCGAGACCGTGCTGGGCATCGGTTACGACTCCTCCCGCAAGGGCTTCGACGGCGCCTCCTGCGGCGTCAGCGTCTCGATCGGCGCGCAGTCGCCGGACATCGCCCAGGGCGTGGACACCGGGTACGAGGCCCGCACCTCCGGCTCCTCCGACGACGCCATCGAGCGGCAGGGCGCCGGCGACCAGGGGCTGATGTTCGGGTACGCCACCGACGAGACCCCCGAGCTGATGCCGCTGCCGATCGCCCTGGCCCACCGGCTGTCCCGGCGCCTGTCCGCGGTGCGCAAGGACGGCTCGGTGCCGTACCTGCGGCCCGACGGCAAGACCCAGGTCACCGTGGTCTACGAGGACGACCGGCCGGTCGCCGTCGACACGGTCGTCGTCTCCTCGCAGCACGCCGAGGACATCTCCATCGAGACGCTGCTGACGCCCGACATCGAAGAGCTCGTCGTCGAGCCGGAGCTCGCGGCGCTGGGCCTGCCCACCACCGGGCACCGGCTGCTGGTGAACCCGACGGGGAAGTTCGTGATCGGTGGCCCGATGGGCGACGCCGGCCTGACCGGCCGCAAGATCATCGTCGACACCTACGGCGGCATGGCCCGCCACGGCGGCGGGGCGTTCTCCGGCAAGGACCCGTCCAAGGTCGACCGCTCCGGCGCCTACGCGATGCGGTGGGTGGCCAAGAACGTCGTCGCCGCCGGGCTGGCCCGCCGCTGCGAGGTGCAGGTGGCCTACGCCATCGGCGCCGCCCACCCGGTCGGCCTGTTCGTCGACACGCACGGCACCGGCACCGTCGCCGACGACGTGCTGGAGAAGGCGATCGCCTCGGTGTTCGACCTGCGGCCCGGTGCGATCGTCCGCGACCTGGACCTGCTGCGGCCCATCTACCGGCCCACCGCCGCCTACGGGCACTTCGGCCGGCGCGACCTGGACCTCCCGTGGGAGCGGCTGGACCGCGTGGACGCCCTCCGCTCGGCCGTCGGGGTCTGA
- the pyrF gene encoding orotidine-5'-phosphate decarboxylase gives MTAPFGQRLAEAVAVRGPLCVGIDPHPPLLASWGLGDDADGLARFTDAVVDALAGSVAVLKPQIAFYERHGSRGLAVLEDGVARARAAGALVLLDAKRGDIGSTMDAYADYLRPGHPLSVDAMTVSPYLGPGSLQPAVDTARQHGGGLFVLARTSNPDAGTLQHALAGERSTAQVVVDTVRGWNTPGWVVGDPLPELGSVRDLATRFGPATGSFGVVVGATLRDLDVDLAGLGGPVLAPGLGAQGGAVSDLRRLFGDGVAVVPTVSRDVLGAGPDPAALRAAADRWAEALSA, from the coding sequence GTGACCGCGCCCTTCGGGCAGCGGCTGGCCGAGGCCGTCGCCGTGCGCGGCCCCCTCTGCGTGGGCATCGACCCGCACCCGCCGCTGCTGGCGTCCTGGGGGCTCGGTGACGACGCCGACGGGCTGGCGCGGTTCACCGACGCGGTCGTCGACGCGCTGGCCGGGTCGGTGGCCGTCCTCAAGCCGCAGATCGCCTTCTACGAGCGCCACGGCTCCCGCGGCCTCGCCGTGCTGGAGGACGGTGTGGCGCGGGCCCGGGCGGCGGGCGCGCTCGTGCTGCTGGACGCCAAGCGCGGGGACATCGGCTCGACCATGGACGCCTACGCCGACTACCTGCGGCCCGGCCACCCCCTCTCCGTGGACGCGATGACGGTGAGCCCCTACCTCGGGCCCGGCTCGCTGCAGCCGGCCGTCGACACCGCCCGGCAGCACGGCGGCGGGCTGTTCGTGCTGGCCCGGACCTCCAACCCCGACGCGGGCACCCTCCAGCACGCGCTGGCGGGGGAGCGGTCGACCGCGCAGGTCGTCGTCGACACCGTCCGTGGCTGGAACACCCCCGGCTGGGTGGTCGGGGACCCGCTCCCGGAGCTGGGATCGGTGCGGGACCTGGCCACCCGGTTCGGGCCGGCCACCGGATCGTTCGGCGTCGTGGTGGGCGCGACGCTGCGCGACCTGGACGTCGACCTGGCCGGCCTCGGCGGTCCCGTGCTGGCGCCCGGACTGGGTGCGCAGGGCGGGGCGGTGAGCGACCTGCGGCGGCTCTTCGGCGACGGGGTGGCCGTCGTCCCGACCGTCTCCCGGGACGTCCTCGGCGCCGGACCGGACCCGGCCGCCCTGCGGGCGGCCGCCGACCGCTGGGCCGAGGCCCTCTCGGCGTGA
- a CDS encoding GAF domain-containing SpoIIE family protein phosphatase has protein sequence MTAPDRPGRCVLVDLSAAEAALLEAVPGRDRISAAELDARLTTPAEPVDLVVLGSLTAAPVALAQQVHRLLPDAAVVVLTDDDAEIRRQASYAPGVPLDLLVVPGSDRGLLDELAGLRRTRVDRRRHAAVLAAVARSVAAVGTAPAAPAAIGALLDHAPIAVLVAGPAAELLGWNRRAEALLDLRQVRAGQSVDDLLPGVGALTAPVLSGDGGRPDAAVTPLQFRVGGRADVEVTAVGSQTDDGRPVALLLLADVTAHREAERERDRLAGQVELLARVSESLMQSLDLGESLSRLAGALVPALADWISVQVRDERDQLAAVTVRHRDPHLADDARGVEDLVRRYGAGSEPSRRAADGEAVLLPAVDEATLTAQVPDPALRALVTRLGVGSALAVPVAGRGGVLGALQLIRAPGSAPFGRRDLSLATEIGRRAGIALDNARLYAGQRHLATELQRSLLTEPPVLDFADIAVRYVAAASEAQVGGDWYDAFRQRDGDLTVVIGDVVGHDTRAAAAMGQLRSLVRGIGFTTAGTPGEVLAAVDEAIDGLELTTMATAVVAQLSPRGTDGADLRWANAGHPPPVLLQPDGRARLLDHATGRADLLLGVHPGSPRRTARAVVPPGATLLLYTDGLIEGRQQTIDDGIALLLETVERHARDEPGALCDALLARLVPDGGADDVAVVAVRPRAGAPAGGAAGPGG, from the coding sequence GTGACCGCGCCGGACCGGCCGGGGCGCTGCGTCCTCGTCGATCTCTCCGCCGCCGAGGCCGCGCTGCTGGAGGCGGTGCCGGGTCGCGACCGGATCTCCGCCGCGGAGCTGGACGCCCGGCTGACCACCCCGGCCGAGCCGGTCGACCTGGTCGTCCTCGGCTCCCTGACCGCCGCGCCGGTCGCCCTGGCGCAGCAGGTGCACCGGCTCCTGCCGGACGCGGCCGTCGTGGTGCTGACCGACGACGACGCCGAGATCCGCCGGCAGGCCTCCTACGCCCCGGGCGTGCCCCTGGACCTCCTCGTCGTCCCCGGCTCGGACCGGGGGCTGCTCGACGAGCTGGCCGGCCTGCGCCGGACCCGGGTCGACCGGCGGCGCCACGCGGCGGTGCTCGCTGCCGTGGCCCGGTCGGTCGCCGCGGTCGGGACGGCGCCCGCGGCGCCGGCGGCCATCGGCGCGCTGCTGGACCACGCGCCGATCGCCGTGCTCGTCGCCGGCCCGGCCGCGGAGCTGCTGGGCTGGAACCGCCGGGCGGAGGCCCTCCTCGACCTGCGGCAGGTCCGGGCCGGGCAGTCGGTGGACGACCTCCTCCCCGGTGTCGGAGCGCTCACGGCGCCGGTGCTGAGCGGCGACGGGGGCCGGCCCGACGCCGCGGTCACTCCTCTGCAGTTCCGCGTCGGGGGGCGGGCCGACGTCGAGGTGACGGCGGTGGGCAGCCAGACCGACGACGGCCGTCCGGTGGCGCTCCTCCTGCTCGCCGACGTGACCGCGCACCGGGAGGCCGAGCGGGAGCGCGACCGGCTGGCCGGCCAGGTGGAGCTGCTCGCACGGGTGTCCGAGTCGCTCATGCAGTCCCTGGATCTCGGCGAGTCGCTGTCCCGCCTCGCCGGCGCCCTGGTTCCCGCGCTGGCCGACTGGATCAGCGTGCAGGTGCGGGACGAACGCGACCAGCTCGCGGCCGTGACCGTCCGCCACCGCGACCCGCACCTCGCCGACGACGCCCGTGGGGTCGAGGACCTGGTGCGCCGGTACGGGGCCGGCAGCGAGCCGAGCCGGCGGGCGGCCGACGGGGAGGCGGTCCTGCTGCCCGCCGTCGACGAGGCCACGCTCACCGCCCAGGTACCCGACCCCGCGTTGCGCGCGCTGGTGACGCGGCTCGGGGTCGGCAGCGCGCTGGCGGTCCCCGTGGCGGGCCGGGGCGGGGTGCTGGGGGCCCTGCAACTGATCCGCGCGCCCGGCAGCGCGCCGTTCGGGCGGCGCGACCTGTCGCTGGCGACGGAGATCGGGCGCCGGGCGGGCATCGCGCTGGACAATGCCCGGCTCTACGCCGGGCAGCGGCACCTCGCGACCGAGCTGCAGCGCAGCCTGCTGACCGAGCCGCCCGTCCTCGACTTCGCCGACATCGCCGTCCGGTACGTGGCGGCCGCGAGCGAGGCCCAGGTCGGGGGCGACTGGTACGACGCCTTCCGACAGCGCGACGGCGACCTGACGGTCGTGATCGGCGACGTCGTCGGGCACGACACCCGGGCGGCGGCGGCGATGGGTCAGCTCCGCTCGCTGGTGCGCGGCATCGGCTTCACGACGGCGGGCACGCCGGGGGAGGTGCTCGCGGCGGTCGACGAGGCGATCGACGGGCTCGAGCTGACCACGATGGCGACCGCGGTGGTCGCGCAGCTGTCCCCCCGCGGCACCGACGGCGCGGACCTGCGCTGGGCCAACGCCGGCCACCCGCCGCCGGTCCTCCTGCAGCCCGACGGTCGGGCGCGGCTGCTCGACCACGCCACCGGGCGGGCCGACCTCCTGCTGGGCGTCCACCCCGGCAGCCCGAGGCGGACCGCGCGGGCGGTGGTCCCGCCCGGCGCGACCCTCCTCCTCTACACCGACGGGCTGATCGAGGGGCGGCAGCAGACGATCGACGACGGCATCGCGCTGCTGCTGGAGACGGTCGAGCGGCATGCCCGGGACGAGCCGGGCGCGCTCTGCGACGCCCTGCTCGCCCGCCTGGTGCCCGACGGCGGCGCGGACGACGTGGCCGTGGTCGCCGTCCGCCCGCGGGCCGGGGCGCCGGCGGGCGGCGCAGCCGGGCCCGGCGGATGA
- the gmk gene encoding guanylate kinase produces MAAATPARLTVLSGPSGVGKGTVIAEVRRRHPDVWVSVSATTRRPRAGEVDGVHYHFVDDAEFDRLIATEGLLEWAEYAGNRYGTPVAPVREQLATGRPALLEIELQGARQVRARAPEAQLVFLAPPSWAELVSRLAGRGSEPAAVQERRLAIAQAELDSSGEFDVVVVNDDVVRAADELVGLLTAPSPSLSPGGSAHE; encoded by the coding sequence GTGGCAGCAGCGACACCGGCACGGCTGACCGTGCTCTCCGGGCCCTCCGGGGTCGGCAAGGGCACTGTGATCGCCGAGGTCCGGCGGCGGCATCCCGACGTGTGGGTGTCGGTGTCGGCCACCACTCGTCGTCCTCGCGCCGGTGAGGTCGACGGCGTCCACTACCACTTCGTCGACGACGCCGAGTTCGACCGGCTGATCGCCACCGAGGGGCTGCTGGAGTGGGCCGAGTACGCAGGGAACCGCTACGGCACCCCGGTCGCCCCCGTGCGCGAGCAGCTGGCCACCGGGCGGCCGGCGCTCCTGGAGATCGAGCTCCAGGGCGCCCGGCAGGTCCGGGCCCGTGCGCCGGAGGCCCAGCTGGTGTTCCTGGCGCCGCCGTCGTGGGCCGAGCTGGTCAGCCGACTGGCCGGCCGCGGGTCCGAGCCGGCCGCCGTCCAGGAGCGCCGGCTGGCCATCGCGCAGGCCGAGCTCGACTCCTCGGGGGAGTTCGACGTGGTGGTGGTCAACGACGACGTGGTCCGGGCCGCGGACGAGTTGGTAGGCTTGCTGACTGCGCCGTCACCCAGCCTCAGTCCGGGGGGCAGCGCCCACGAGTGA